A part of Oncorhynchus gorbuscha isolate QuinsamMale2020 ecotype Even-year linkage group LG09, OgorEven_v1.0, whole genome shotgun sequence genomic DNA contains:
- the LOC124042805 gene encoding uncharacterized protein LOC124042805 isoform X2, producing the protein MGLSLVGAQHALGTSPGFKRVRDRRELDSDFEEESNVLDEVQLDVPLLPVILDVQDAAIILEDVPDVPTILEEATGNWQLIPIRFSPLYCGPVVIRNHAGPVAKAWRTFQFISPIITYMRGGSQQVVVRMHHVSRVRGLETQLVWAISRETARLSSEGIPYCATKVQSVTWILYMAGRVTQYASHLRHETSVDVTLGCYQQTDVSVVYATLHMGPDGLLSSSAWSEAASVSTPTNQQFTEPEPECHNCYEGWEEDLLPEEREVPLLNLYLTTKRVEDIALRLVSLRQAFTDEAEFIRAYNDFVDYLSDPSKQIDIERELAEAKIHHVNLIDVLLNWCFWDDDSSEVPDGAPWWVHGASVRSPVLLPARSCQH; encoded by the exons ATGGGACTGAGCTTGGTGGGAGCGCAGCACGCTTTGGGAACCTCACCCGGCTTCAAAAG GGTTCGCGATCGTCGGGAGCTGGACAGCGACTTCGAAGAGG AATCAAATGTACTGGATGAGGTCCAGTTGGATGTGCCACTGCTGCCAGTCATCCTTGATGTCCAGGATGCTGCTATCATCCTTGAGGATGTGCCAGATGTACCGACTATCCTTGAG GAGGCCACTGGTAATTGGCAGTTGATACCGATTAGGTTTAGCCCCCTGTACTGTGGGCCAGTTGTGATCAGA AACCATGCCGGTCCGGTGGCTAAAGCTTGGAGAACTTTCCAGTTCATCAGCCCCATTATCACCTATATGCGTGGGGGATCCCAG CAGGTGGTGGTGAGGATGCACCATGTGAGTAGGGTTCGAGGCCTGGAGACTCAACTGGTGTGGGCCATCTCCAGGGAGACAGCCAGACTTAGTTCAGAGGGCATCCCCTACTGTGCCACCAAGGTTCAGTCCGTCACTTGGATCCTG tatatgGCTGGCAGGGTGACCCAGTATGCTTCTCACCTCCGCCATGAGACGTCTGTGGACGTGACCCTTGGCTGCTACCAG cagactgatgtCTCGGTGGTGTATGCCACTCTCCACATGGGGCCGGATGGGCTGCTCTCCTCCTCGGCGTGGTCGGAGGCTGCCTCCGTGTCTACGCCCACCAATCAGCAGTTCACTGAGCCAGAGCCTGAATGCCACAACTGCTATGAG GGCTGGGAGGAGGACCTGCtgcctgaggagagggaggttccTCTGCTAAA ccTCTACCTTACCACCAAGAGAGTGGAGGACATCGCCCTGAGGCTCGTCTCCCTGCGCCAGGCCTTCACT GACGAGGCCGAATTCATCCGTGCCTATAACGACTTTGTGGACTACCTGAGTGACCCCTCTAAGCAGATTGACATTGAGAGGGAGCTGGCTGAGGCAAAG ATCCATCATGTTAACCTGATAGATGTCCTTTTGAACTGGTGCTTTTGGGATGATGACAGCTCAGAAGTCCCTGATGGTG CACCCTGGTGGGTTCATGGAGCGTCTGTACGCTCTCCTGTACTCCTTCCTGCCCGTAGCTGCCAGCATTGA
- the LOC124043497 gene encoding uncharacterized protein LOC124043497, which yields MRGGSQQVVVRMHHVSRVRGLETQLVWAISRETARLSSEGIPYCATKVQSVTWILYMAGRVTQYASHLRHETSVDVTLGCYQQTDVSVVYATLHMGPDGLLSSSAWSEAASVSTPTNQQFTKPEPECHNCYEGWEEDLLPEEREVPLLNLYLTTKRVEDIALRLVSLRQAFTDEAEFIRAYNDFVDYLSDPSKQIDIERELAEAKIHHVNLIDVLFELVLFGMMTAQKSLMVHPGGFMERLYALLYSFLPIAASIEPKAERYLLLLNGGLMALLDDMFGQQLAWYFNPVSLVTELSNLLEYHLENLMASM from the exons ATGCGTGGGGGATCCCAG CAGGTGGTGGTGAGGATGCACCATGTGAGTAGGGTTCGAGGCCTGGAGACTCAACTGGTGTGGGCCATCTCCAGGGAGACAGCCAGACTTAGTTCAGAGGGCATCCCCTACTGTGCCACCAAGGTTCAGTCCGTCACTTGGATCCTG tatatgGCTGGCAGGGTGACCCAGTATGCTTCTCACCTCCGCCATGAGACGTCTGTGGACGTGACCCTTGGCTGCTACCAG cagactgatgtCTCGGTGGTGTATGCCACTCTCCACATGGGGCCGGATGGGCTGCTCTCCTCCTCGGCGTGGTCGGAGGCTGCCTCCGTGTCTACGCCCACCAATCAGCAGTTCACTAAGCCAGAGCCTGAATGCCACAACTGCTATGAG GGCTGGGAGGAGGACCTGCtgcctgaggagagggaggttccTCTGCTAAA ccTCTACCTTACCACCAAGAGAGTGGAGGACATCGCCCTGAGGCTCGTCTCCCTGCGCCAGGCCTTCACT GACGAGGCCGAATTCATCCGTGCCTATAACGACTTTGTGGACTACCTGAGTGACCCCTCCAAGCAGATTGACATTGAGAGGGAGCTGGCTGAGGCAAAG ATCCATCATGTTAACCTGATAGATGTCCTTTTTGAACTGGTGCTTTTTGGGATGATGACAGCTCAGAAGTCCCTGATGGTG CACCCTGGTGGGTTCATGGAGCGTCTGTACGCTCTCCTGTACTCCTTCCTGCCCATAGCTGCCAGCATTGAGCCAAAGGCCGAGAGATACCTGCTGCTGCTCAAT GGCGGGCTGATGGCTCTGCTAGATGACATGTTTGGGCAGCAGCTGGCCTGGTACTTTAACCCAGTGTCTCTGGTCACTGAGCTCTCCAACCTCCTGGAGTACCACCTGGAGAACCTCATGGCCAGCATGTAG
- the LOC124042805 gene encoding uncharacterized protein LOC124042805 isoform X1 gives MPGCFSRLMDRVRGRRQPSASTGCSNSFVGCFCCLFPFCRVRDRRELDSDFEEESNVLDEVQLDVPLLPVILDVQDAAIILEDVPDVPTILEEATGNWQLIPIRFSPLYCGPVVIRNHAGPVAKAWRTFQFISPIITYMRGGSQQVVVRMHHVSRVRGLETQLVWAISRETARLSSEGIPYCATKVQSVTWILYMAGRVTQYASHLRHETSVDVTLGCYQQTDVSVVYATLHMGPDGLLSSSAWSEAASVSTPTNQQFTEPEPECHNCYEGWEEDLLPEEREVPLLNLYLTTKRVEDIALRLVSLRQAFTDEAEFIRAYNDFVDYLSDPSKQIDIERELAEAKIHHVNLIDVLLNWCFWDDDSSEVPDGAPWWVHGASVRSPVLLPARSCQH, from the exons ATGCCTGGGTGCTTTTCAAGATTGATGGATAGAGTGCGAGGACGTCGGCAGCCTTCTGCGTCGACAGGTTGTTCAAATTCATTTGTGGGTTGTTTTTGTTGTCTTTTTCCGTTTTGCAGGGTTCGCGATCGTCGGGAGCTGGACAGCGACTTCGAAGAGG AATCAAATGTACTGGATGAGGTCCAGTTGGATGTGCCACTGCTGCCAGTCATCCTTGATGTCCAGGATGCTGCTATCATCCTTGAGGATGTGCCAGATGTACCGACTATCCTTGAG GAGGCCACTGGTAATTGGCAGTTGATACCGATTAGGTTTAGCCCCCTGTACTGTGGGCCAGTTGTGATCAGA AACCATGCCGGTCCGGTGGCTAAAGCTTGGAGAACTTTCCAGTTCATCAGCCCCATTATCACCTATATGCGTGGGGGATCCCAG CAGGTGGTGGTGAGGATGCACCATGTGAGTAGGGTTCGAGGCCTGGAGACTCAACTGGTGTGGGCCATCTCCAGGGAGACAGCCAGACTTAGTTCAGAGGGCATCCCCTACTGTGCCACCAAGGTTCAGTCCGTCACTTGGATCCTG tatatgGCTGGCAGGGTGACCCAGTATGCTTCTCACCTCCGCCATGAGACGTCTGTGGACGTGACCCTTGGCTGCTACCAG cagactgatgtCTCGGTGGTGTATGCCACTCTCCACATGGGGCCGGATGGGCTGCTCTCCTCCTCGGCGTGGTCGGAGGCTGCCTCCGTGTCTACGCCCACCAATCAGCAGTTCACTGAGCCAGAGCCTGAATGCCACAACTGCTATGAG GGCTGGGAGGAGGACCTGCtgcctgaggagagggaggttccTCTGCTAAA ccTCTACCTTACCACCAAGAGAGTGGAGGACATCGCCCTGAGGCTCGTCTCCCTGCGCCAGGCCTTCACT GACGAGGCCGAATTCATCCGTGCCTATAACGACTTTGTGGACTACCTGAGTGACCCCTCTAAGCAGATTGACATTGAGAGGGAGCTGGCTGAGGCAAAG ATCCATCATGTTAACCTGATAGATGTCCTTTTGAACTGGTGCTTTTGGGATGATGACAGCTCAGAAGTCCCTGATGGTG CACCCTGGTGGGTTCATGGAGCGTCTGTACGCTCTCCTGTACTCCTTCCTGCCCGTAGCTGCCAGCATTGA
- the LOC124042805 gene encoding uncharacterized protein LOC124042805 isoform X3, whose protein sequence is MPGCFSRLMDRVRGRRQPSASTGCSNSFVGCFCCLFPFCRVRDRRELDSDFEEESNVLDEVQLDVPLLPVILDVQDAAIILEDVPDVPTILEEATGNWQLIPIRFSPLYCGPVVIRNHAGPVAKAWRTFQFISPIITYMRGGSQQVVVRMHHVSRVRGLETQLVWAISRETARLSSEGIPYCATKVQSVTWILYMAGRVTQYASHLRHETSVDVTLGCYQQTDVSVVYATLHMGPDGLLSSSAWSEAASVSTPTNQQFTEPEPECHNCYEGWEEDLLPEEREVPLLNLYLTTKRVEDIALRLVSLRQAFTTLLGSTLSRNHLFVAGKVLMGALVQAQHMVAH, encoded by the exons ATGCCTGGGTGCTTTTCAAGATTGATGGATAGAGTGCGAGGACGTCGGCAGCCTTCTGCGTCGACAGGTTGTTCAAATTCATTTGTGGGTTGTTTTTGTTGTCTTTTTCCGTTTTGCAGGGTTCGCGATCGTCGGGAGCTGGACAGCGACTTCGAAGAGG AATCAAATGTACTGGATGAGGTCCAGTTGGATGTGCCACTGCTGCCAGTCATCCTTGATGTCCAGGATGCTGCTATCATCCTTGAGGATGTGCCAGATGTACCGACTATCCTTGAG GAGGCCACTGGTAATTGGCAGTTGATACCGATTAGGTTTAGCCCCCTGTACTGTGGGCCAGTTGTGATCAGA AACCATGCCGGTCCGGTGGCTAAAGCTTGGAGAACTTTCCAGTTCATCAGCCCCATTATCACCTATATGCGTGGGGGATCCCAG CAGGTGGTGGTGAGGATGCACCATGTGAGTAGGGTTCGAGGCCTGGAGACTCAACTGGTGTGGGCCATCTCCAGGGAGACAGCCAGACTTAGTTCAGAGGGCATCCCCTACTGTGCCACCAAGGTTCAGTCCGTCACTTGGATCCTG tatatgGCTGGCAGGGTGACCCAGTATGCTTCTCACCTCCGCCATGAGACGTCTGTGGACGTGACCCTTGGCTGCTACCAG cagactgatgtCTCGGTGGTGTATGCCACTCTCCACATGGGGCCGGATGGGCTGCTCTCCTCCTCGGCGTGGTCGGAGGCTGCCTCCGTGTCTACGCCCACCAATCAGCAGTTCACTGAGCCAGAGCCTGAATGCCACAACTGCTATGAG GGCTGGGAGGAGGACCTGCtgcctgaggagagggaggttccTCTGCTAAA ccTCTACCTTACCACCAAGAGAGTGGAGGACATCGCCCTGAGGCTCGTCTCCCTGCGCCAGGCCTTCACT ACCCTGCTTGGTTCCACCCTGAGCAGGAACCATCTGTTTGTGGCAGGAAAGGTCCTAATGGGCGCACTGGTTCAAGCCCAGCACATGGTAGCTCACTAA